The DNA segment GGATCGGCAGGGACGCCCGCGAGGGCCGCGCGCCCGGCTACGATTCATACATCCCCTGCGCCGACCTGGACGGCGCAGTGATGATCATGCAGGTGGAGGCGCAGGGTGAGGGCGGCGAGCTGGCCGTGCGGATGAACCAGGCGGGCGCCGCGGCCGTGCAGTCCACCGCGGAGCGCCTGGATTCCGCGCTGCGCCAGGCCGGGCTGACGGCGGAAGAGTGGGACCGGGTGGTGACGATGATCTGGGAAGCGGCGACCGACGAAATGTTCGCGACGAACCCGGCGGGGCTGGACGCCGTCGCGGGATCGAAAGCCGCCGGCGACCGCCGCCGCGCGAATGTAGCCTGGTACATGCGCAACCAGGCGGTCATCGACCCCGCCGTGCAGGCGACGACCGCGAACTAGGCGATCTCTGCGCATTCGTCGAAGAACCAGAACTGCATTTCACGCAGAGGCCGCAGAGGGAACCGAGAGGACGCAGAGGAACGACGATCGGGCGGAACCGGAGATGAAGAACGGGTGGAGGTCGGGAGACGAAATCTCCGCGGCCTCCGCCCTTGTTTTTTCGCCCAGCGTGCAGGCCGAAGAGGTCACGCGTAGGCGGGTGCGCGGCCCATCGCGCGCAAGCAAATCTCGAGTTCCGCGCCGATCTCGAACGACTGGACGGGCGATTCGATGATCACGGGAACATGCGGCGGGATGAGCCGCGCAACGCGTTCGAAGTCGTCGGCAGCCGCCTCGCTCAGGCGCACGTGCCGGCTTTGCTCATTCAGCTCGCTCAGGTGAACCTGTGTGATGCGGTCGCCGAAGGCCTGCAACATCCGAACGGTCTCGCGCATCGAGGGGTCACACTGGCGTGCGTGGGCCAGGTCCAGGCAGAACGACGCCGCGGGCAGGTGCTTGAACACGGCGTGCATCTCCGCCGCCGTGCGCCCGATCGGCTTCCGGCGGTCCATGTTCTCCACGCAAAGCGTACTTCCGAACTCCGCCCACACCCCGGCGTCGTGCAGCGTGTCGGGGTGAACCACCACCTGCCACCCGCGTTGGGCGATGGGGCGAAGCGCCCGTGCGACCTCGCGCTCCTTGGCCCGCGGGAACGCGCTGGGCGCATGAACGGAGATGTAGTGGTACCCGTCGAGGGGCAGCGCGGGAAGGCCGGCGACCAGGGGGCCGAGTTCGTGAATGCGCAGTGCCGAGAGCTCGATGGCGTCCGTCTGATGCCCAAACAGCAGGCCAAGCGCGGCGCGGGCATCGGACAGCGCGATGCATCCGGTAGAGAAGCCGATGCAGTCCATCAGAACACCCCGTAGCGGATGGTGAACTCCCGTAGCGGCACTTCGAAGAAAAGCCGCGTCAGCGCATCGTGGAACCGGGTTCCCAACTGGCGAGCTTCCTGGTACACCGCATTGGAATCTGCCTCCTCGGGGCGCAGCCGCTTCAACGTTTCGCGCTTTCCCGCGTCGTTCATCACGCCCAGGAACTCGTCGTACGTATCGAAGATGGCTCGCCCCGCGACCGAAGTTTCCCCGAAGGAATCTAGCACGACTTGCGCCACGATGTCCAGCGGCGTCGCTCCCACGAGCTGGGCAAGATACTGCGTCACCTGCCGCGCGTCGTGATAGGGGCTGGTGCGGCGTGCTCCGGGGAACTGTTCGCCACACAGATAGCAGCTCAGCAGCCCCGCACTGTACAGCAGCTTTCGCGACAGGCGCAGCTTCGTGGTGCGGAGCGCCCACTTGTCGGCCTGGCGCACGCGGCGCTTGTGGGCGAAGTCCACGGCCATGGTTCGCCAGTACCGCGCAAAGTCGTTCAGGAGGAACCGTGGAACGCGGAACGGGGTGTCGTTGGGGCTCAGCAGGTCTTCTTCGATATACCGCGTGAGAATGCTCTCCACCACGTGCTCGTACGCTCGGGCGGGCCCGATGCACGCCGACTCCAGCAGAAGGAGCAGGCGTTGCGTGGTGTTCTGGTTCGTGTCGTCGTCGCCCCCGATCTTGTGGATCAGGTCGTGGCTGAAGGTGAGGCTTCCGAAAGCACCACCGGCGGTCGGAGGATTGATGCCGAGCGAGCCGAGCTTTGCCCGGATCCGCTGCGTGGTGTCCCAGTGCTCCGGATTGGCGGCGCCGTCCACCAGGAGGGTCCAATCCACGTCGCTTCCCGCCGTGAACTCGTTGCGCGCGAGCGAGCCGAACACGACCAGCGTCGTATCCTGCGGGACGGCGGCGGTCAGGTGGACCCTCAAGGCCTTGAGCTTGGCCGCCGAGCGCTCGCGTGAAGCGGTGATGTTCGGCCACTCGGCGCCGCACGCGTCCCGCAGCTGGAGCACGGGGGCGGGGGGATCGACGGCAAGGCTCCGGTCGTTCAGTTTCATCCGCCCAATGTAGCGGCGGATGCTGGAACGTGGACAGAGTGTCGATCGCCCCCGCGAGATCGGCGGTTTTCGCTCGCTACGCTGTTACTGTGACCAGGGCGGCACCACGCCGTTCATCCGCGCGTAGGCGATGGACTGGCCCAGGTGCTCGTTCATGTGCGCCAGCAGCTGCAGCAGCACCGACCACTGCGGCACGTCGCGCCCGTACAGCTTGGTGGTCGCCGCCAGCTGCCCGTCGCTGATCCCGCGCACCACCTGCCGCACGTGCTCGTGCGAGCTGCGCAGCA comes from the Longimicrobium sp. genome and includes:
- a CDS encoding TIM barrel protein → MDCIGFSTGCIALSDARAALGLLFGHQTDAIELSALRIHELGPLVAGLPALPLDGYHYISVHAPSAFPRAKEREVARALRPIAQRGWQVVVHPDTLHDAGVWAEFGSTLCVENMDRRKPIGRTAAEMHAVFKHLPAASFCLDLAHARQCDPSMRETVRMLQAFGDRITQVHLSELNEQSRHVRLSEAAADDFERVARLIPPHVPVIIESPVQSFEIGAELEICLRAMGRAPAYA
- a CDS encoding nucleotidyltransferase domain-containing protein, yielding MKLNDRSLAVDPPAPVLQLRDACGAEWPNITASRERSAAKLKALRVHLTAAVPQDTTLVVFGSLARNEFTAGSDVDWTLLVDGAANPEHWDTTQRIRAKLGSLGINPPTAGGAFGSLTFSHDLIHKIGGDDDTNQNTTQRLLLLLESACIGPARAYEHVVESILTRYIEEDLLSPNDTPFRVPRFLLNDFARYWRTMAVDFAHKRRVRQADKWALRTTKLRLSRKLLYSAGLLSCYLCGEQFPGARRTSPYHDARQVTQYLAQLVGATPLDIVAQVVLDSFGETSVAGRAIFDTYDEFLGVMNDAGKRETLKRLRPEEADSNAVYQEARQLGTRFHDALTRLFFEVPLREFTIRYGVF